The Rhodococcus opacus B4 genome contains the following window.
GTCCGGGATCGGATGGACCGGGCCGCCGTTGTGTGGTGGAGCCGGAGGGGCTGGGCGGTCAAGGTTCCGGTGCTCGCGCAGTTTCCTGCGGATATCGAGACCATGACCGGGCTCGACCCCGAGGGGCGCCCGGTGATGGCGCAGCGGATTGGTACGGTCGTGGGTGTAGACGAACGGCGCGTTGCCGAATAATTCATCGCGGATGATGCGGTTGTCTCACGCTCTTGATCGCACGGCTCGATCACGAGGTTTGTCACCGACGTTTGAGCCAGATCGCGAACTGCGGCGGCCAACGTGACGTCGCGGCCTGCCGCTCGTTCACCTTCTTCGAACTCATGAGATGGATACGGCTGGACGCCTCGAGTCGCGCGACTTCGGAGACAATCTTCGGTGCCAGCTTCGTGCCAACACCGGTCATGTGAATCCGTGTGTGTCCAGGCGGGCGGAGCGCGTTCATCTGCTTACGGAGACCGGTGAGATCGCCGGCAGCGACCGGCACGGCGGACAGAGGGCATACTCGCCCCTTTTGGATTCGTCGATGAACGCATGCATTGCGGCGGAACGATCTGAACAGTCCCGGGCTGCGGGCACCGCACGCTCATCACTGCTGGTTCACGGCACGCAATTTGTCGGTTGAGCGGTGCGCGGTAACCGGATGCCTGCTGTCGATGTCGATGAGACGACGGTGGAAGCGTTTCATCGTAGTTGGGCTGAGCGGGCAGAGCGACCGCGGGCGGGGTGTGCTGGTGTCTACCGCCTCTGACGGCAGACACCAGTGTGCGTTTGACCTGCCGCCCATATGGGCTGTATGGGTCATATGCAGTGAGAGTGCGCTGAGCTGAGGTGCTGGTGGCACGTCCCACCCCACCCGCCGATGCCGCGGCTGTAGCTAGGCAGAGTGCTTTGGATGTAGTCCTCGACGGCCTCACGCATGAGTTCGCTGGGCTTGTGGTGCTTGTGGTGCTTGGCGTTCGTCGAGCTTGTTGCTCAACGGTTGGGGCTGATCAGGCGCAAGGACCCGACCGCCAGCCACCCGCGCCGGGCGAGGCGGGCATCGATGGCCTTGACCGCGGGGTGCGTCAGCCGCGCTCGTACCGCGGTGCGCCCGAGCGCGCGCACCAGCAGCAGCGCCAGCACGGCGCTGACCGTCGTGGCGGCGATCGCGACGGCGACCCCGGGGCCGGGCCCGAACCGCAGTCCGGCGCTGAGGGTGAACACCGTTCGCGGCACCGGGGCGATCGTCAGTACCGCCTGGGCCAGGAAGAACACCAGCACGAACGCCGGTCCCATCGACTCCGCCCACTCCTGCACCTGGGAGATCGACGGGCGAGGGGCGAGGGCGGCGGCCACGGCCAGTGAGGCCAGTACCGCCAGGGTGGCGAGGACTCGGCGGTCGCGCAGGATCAGCGGCACCCGCCGAGGACCGCGACGTGGGGATCTGGGGGATAGTTGGTCGGCGGAGGCGCTCGGGCGGGCATCACCTGGCCGCGAGTGCTCACCGACTGAGTCGGCCTCCGCGGCGGCGTGGACGGTGTAGGTTCGCGGCCTCCACGTTGGAGGGATCACGCCAGCGCGCTTCCGGCCAGCCACTGATCCCACGGCACGGACCAGTCCCCGTTCTGCCACTGCGCGAGCGGCTCCCCGCCGGTGTTGCGGACCTCGACGATGTCGCCGGGGACGGAGAAGTCGTAGAACCAGCGGGCGTTGTCCGGGCTGAGGTTCAGGCAGCCGTGGGAAACGTTGGTGTTGCCCTGCGCCCAGATGGTGTCGGCGAGTTCGTGGAGATAGATGCCGTCGTTGCTGATGCGGGTGGCGTAGTTGATCGTTTCCTTGTACCCCAGGCGGGAATTGACCGGGAGCCCATAGGTCGAGGAATCCATGATCACGGGGTTGGCCTTGTCCAGAACGGTGTAGATGCCGCGCTGGGTCCAGAACGTCAGGGTTTGCCCGTTGATGGTTTCGCTGCCGCCCATCCCCATCGAGGTGGGCATGGTCCGCACGACTTCACCGTTGTTGCTGACCGTGATCTGTTTGGTGGTGTCGTCGGCGATGGCGATGTGCGCGTCGCCGATGATGAACGAGGTGGTCGCGTCCTCCTGACCGAACAGTCCACCACCGAGGTCGACGCCGTAGACGTTCGCGCGGGCGGTGACTTTCGTGCCGGGTGTGTAGTAGTTCTGCGGTCGCCAGTGCACGTTCTGCTCGTCCGCCCAGTACCAGGATCCCGGCACCGGGGGTGTGGTCTCGACGGTCAACGCCCTCTCGGCAGCGGCGCGGTCGGTGATCGGCTCGTCGAAGTGGGTGACGACGACGATTCCGATGCCGAAGGTGCCGCCGTCGGTGAGGAGATTGCCACCGGAGGTGACGAACGTCGGTTTGGTCAGGTTGCCCGGTTTGACGGTGGAGAAGGTGCTGGTCCGCTCGGTGCGGGTGCCGTCGTCGTGGATTGCGGTGGCCGCGATGGTGTAGGTCCTGCCGTATCCCAGCGCGGCACCGGGTTTCCAGGCGATGCGGTCGGGGGTGAAGATGCCCTCGATGACCTTGCCTTCGTTGTTGGTCATGGTGACCGATTCGAGGGTGCCACCGGTGGTTTCCACTGACACCGGGTCCGCGGGGTTGACCGTGTCGGCTCCGTCGGCGGGGGTCACCGTGATCGTGGGGTCGGGGTCGGCGGGGGTGGAAGGGTTCGCGCCGCCGCCCGGCGAGGATCCGGTGCCGGATGGGGCGCAGGCGGCCAGCAGCGCGAGCAGGATCGCCAGGGCGATCAGGATCGGAGTACGGCGGGGTGGGTGTGTGTGCATGAGTTCCTCAATACCGACGAGGCGGCAGCGAGCTGGTGGCAGAGAAGAAGTGGGGTGCACGCCATGTCCGTGGCGGCGGGGGAAGAGGGTGGGACCGGGAGGGGGCACGGTCCCACCCTCGTGGGGTCAGCCCTGTTGCAGCTGCCCCTGCATGGTGGTGATTTCGGCTTGCTGGGCGCCGACGATGGCGGTGGCCAGTTGCTTGGCGTCGGCGTTCTCTCCGTCGGAGAGTTCGGTCTGAGCCATCTCGATGGCACCGGTGTGGTGTTCGATCATCATGTTCAGCCAGGCGGTGTCGAAGTCGGCGCCGCTCTTGCCGGCCAGGTCGCTCATCTGCTCCGGTGTCATCATTCCGCTCATGCCACCGCCGTCGGCCATCCCGCTCGTTCCGCCGTGCTTCATCCCGCTCATGCCGCCGCCGGCATCGGTCGAGGGAACACTCATGCCCCGCTGTGCCAGCAGTGCGGTCATCTGTTCCATTTCCGGTCCCTGGGCTGCGGCAATGTTTTTGGCCAGGTCGAGTATCTGTGGGTTGGTGGTGCGGCCCTCGACCATGTTGGCCATCTCGACGGCCTGGGCGTGGTGGGGGTACATCGTCTGCAGGAACGTCACGTCGGCGTTGTTGAATGCGGTCGTCTCCACCGCTGCGGTGGTGGGGCTGCTCGACGTGGTGCCCGAGGTGTTATTCGACATCTGGGACATGTCGTGTCCGCCGCCGCTGTTGTCGCTACAGCCGGCGAGAACCAGCACTCCGGACACCGCCGCGGCGGACAGGACGAACGTGGCACGGGGGGAACGCAAAGACCACATGGATAGGACTCCTCGAAAGGTCGGTGTGTGAAAGGTGAAGCAGGCGTGCCCGAGACAC
Protein-coding sequences here:
- a CDS encoding L,D-transpeptidase yields the protein MHTHPPRRTPILIALAILLALLAACAPSGTGSSPGGGANPSTPADPDPTITVTPADGADTVNPADPVSVETTGGTLESVTMTNNEGKVIEGIFTPDRIAWKPGAALGYGRTYTIAATAIHDDGTRTERTSTFSTVKPGNLTKPTFVTSGGNLLTDGGTFGIGIVVVTHFDEPITDRAAAERALTVETTPPVPGSWYWADEQNVHWRPQNYYTPGTKVTARANVYGVDLGGGLFGQEDATTSFIIGDAHIAIADDTTKQITVSNNGEVVRTMPTSMGMGGSETINGQTLTFWTQRGIYTVLDKANPVIMDSSTYGLPVNSRLGYKETINYATRISNDGIYLHELADTIWAQGNTNVSHGCLNLSPDNARWFYDFSVPGDIVEVRNTGGEPLAQWQNGDWSVPWDQWLAGSALA
- a CDS encoding DUF305 domain-containing protein, which gives rise to MWSLRSPRATFVLSAAAVSGVLVLAGCSDNSGGGHDMSQMSNNTSGTTSSSPTTAAVETTAFNNADVTFLQTMYPHHAQAVEMANMVEGRTTNPQILDLAKNIAAAQGPEMEQMTALLAQRGMSVPSTDAGGGMSGMKHGGTSGMADGGGMSGMMTPEQMSDLAGKSGADFDTAWLNMMIEHHTGAIEMAQTELSDGENADAKQLATAIVGAQQAEITTMQGQLQQG